The following coding sequences are from one Musa acuminata AAA Group cultivar baxijiao chromosome BXJ2-4, Cavendish_Baxijiao_AAA, whole genome shotgun sequence window:
- the LOC135581225 gene encoding uncharacterized protein LOC135581225 isoform X2, with protein MQASARGLAFSSSPVSCSTKRVFIGLSSALLRSSFRGWEKSFSALVPSGPYKPQKGEKISEQERRALVESFVDKYRASNAGRFPPVSHVRQEIGGSYYIIKQLVQEMKYNKRSSLNGGAHHLTKAEDVDQSSSAKKVPFTSAVDNMLKTDVGDKDESSVSLKLDIGVDAMQSPSGETIGSRTEKSANDIAHDASFSKLVEHNRGKDEVLETEEHLRDHPRSTEQSDSSARTTDLWGNLRLLADGIVSFWRKL; from the exons ATGCAGGCGTCTGCGAGAGGACTCGCCTTCTCTTCTTCCCCAGTCTCCTGTTCCACCAAAAGGG TGTTCATTGGCTTATCTAGTGCACTACTTcgatcgagtttcagaggatgggaaAAATCATTTTCTGCATTGGTTCCCTCTGGTCCATATAAACCACAAAAAGGCGAGAAGATATCTGAACAAGAAAGGCGTGCTTTGGTGGAATCTTTTGTTGACAa GTACAGAGCCTCAAATGCAGGAAGATTTCCTCCTGTTTCCCATGTTCGGCAAGAGATTGGTGGGTCTTATTACATAATAAAACAACTTGTTCAAGAAATGAAGTACAATAAAAGGTCATCTTTGAACGGGGGAGCCCATCATTTGACAAAAGCAGAAGACGTTGATCAAAGTTCAAGTGCCAAGAAAGTGCCCTTTACATCTGCTGTAGACAATATGTTGAAAACAGATGTAGGTGACAAA GATGAATCATCAGTCTCACTGAAATTGGATATTGGAGTAGATGCCATGCAGTCTCCATCAGGAGAAACTATAGGCTCCAGAACAGAGAAAAGTGCTAATGACATTGCGCATGATGCTTCTTTCTCAAAGTTGGTTGAACATAATAGAGGAAAAGATGAAGTTTTGGAGACTGAGGAACATCTTAG GGATCACCCGAGAAGCACTGAGCAGAGCGATTCATCGGCAAGAACAACAGACTTGTGGGGAAATTTGAGACTTTTGGCAGACGGGATTGTTAGCTTTTGGAGGAAATTGTAG
- the LOC135581225 gene encoding uncharacterized protein LOC135581225 isoform X1: MQASARGLAFSSSPVSCSTKRVFIGLSSALLRSSFRGWEKSFSALVPSGPYKPQKGEKISEQERRALVESFVDKYRASNAGRFPPVSHVRQEIGGSYYIIKQLVQEMKYNKRSSLNGGAHHLTKAEDVDQSSSAKKVPFTSAVDNMLKTDVGDKQDESSVSLKLDIGVDAMQSPSGETIGSRTEKSANDIAHDASFSKLVEHNRGKDEVLETEEHLRDHPRSTEQSDSSARTTDLWGNLRLLADGIVSFWRKL; the protein is encoded by the exons ATGCAGGCGTCTGCGAGAGGACTCGCCTTCTCTTCTTCCCCAGTCTCCTGTTCCACCAAAAGGG TGTTCATTGGCTTATCTAGTGCACTACTTcgatcgagtttcagaggatgggaaAAATCATTTTCTGCATTGGTTCCCTCTGGTCCATATAAACCACAAAAAGGCGAGAAGATATCTGAACAAGAAAGGCGTGCTTTGGTGGAATCTTTTGTTGACAa GTACAGAGCCTCAAATGCAGGAAGATTTCCTCCTGTTTCCCATGTTCGGCAAGAGATTGGTGGGTCTTATTACATAATAAAACAACTTGTTCAAGAAATGAAGTACAATAAAAGGTCATCTTTGAACGGGGGAGCCCATCATTTGACAAAAGCAGAAGACGTTGATCAAAGTTCAAGTGCCAAGAAAGTGCCCTTTACATCTGCTGTAGACAATATGTTGAAAACAGATGTAGGTGACAAA CAGGATGAATCATCAGTCTCACTGAAATTGGATATTGGAGTAGATGCCATGCAGTCTCCATCAGGAGAAACTATAGGCTCCAGAACAGAGAAAAGTGCTAATGACATTGCGCATGATGCTTCTTTCTCAAAGTTGGTTGAACATAATAGAGGAAAAGATGAAGTTTTGGAGACTGAGGAACATCTTAG GGATCACCCGAGAAGCACTGAGCAGAGCGATTCATCGGCAAGAACAACAGACTTGTGGGGAAATTTGAGACTTTTGGCAGACGGGATTGTTAGCTTTTGGAGGAAATTGTAG
- the LOC135581225 gene encoding uncharacterized protein LOC135581225 isoform X3, with protein MQASARGLAFSSSPVSCSTKRVFIGLSSALLRSSFRGWEKSFSALVPSGPYKPQKGEKISEQERRALVESFVDKYRASNAGRFPPVSHVRQEIGGSYYIIKQLVQEMKYNKRSSLNGGAHHLTKAEDVDQSSSAKKVPFTSAVDNMLKTDQDESSVSLKLDIGVDAMQSPSGETIGSRTEKSANDIAHDASFSKLVEHNRGKDEVLETEEHLRDHPRSTEQSDSSARTTDLWGNLRLLADGIVSFWRKL; from the exons ATGCAGGCGTCTGCGAGAGGACTCGCCTTCTCTTCTTCCCCAGTCTCCTGTTCCACCAAAAGGG TGTTCATTGGCTTATCTAGTGCACTACTTcgatcgagtttcagaggatgggaaAAATCATTTTCTGCATTGGTTCCCTCTGGTCCATATAAACCACAAAAAGGCGAGAAGATATCTGAACAAGAAAGGCGTGCTTTGGTGGAATCTTTTGTTGACAa GTACAGAGCCTCAAATGCAGGAAGATTTCCTCCTGTTTCCCATGTTCGGCAAGAGATTGGTGGGTCTTATTACATAATAAAACAACTTGTTCAAGAAATGAAGTACAATAAAAGGTCATCTTTGAACGGGGGAGCCCATCATTTGACAAAAGCAGAAGACGTTGATCAAAGTTCAAGTGCCAAGAAAGTGCCCTTTACATCTGCTGTAGACAATATGTTGAAAACAGAT CAGGATGAATCATCAGTCTCACTGAAATTGGATATTGGAGTAGATGCCATGCAGTCTCCATCAGGAGAAACTATAGGCTCCAGAACAGAGAAAAGTGCTAATGACATTGCGCATGATGCTTCTTTCTCAAAGTTGGTTGAACATAATAGAGGAAAAGATGAAGTTTTGGAGACTGAGGAACATCTTAG GGATCACCCGAGAAGCACTGAGCAGAGCGATTCATCGGCAAGAACAACAGACTTGTGGGGAAATTTGAGACTTTTGGCAGACGGGATTGTTAGCTTTTGGAGGAAATTGTAG
- the LOC135581225 gene encoding uncharacterized protein LOC135581225 isoform X4 yields the protein MQASARGLAFSSSPVSCSTKRVFIGLSSALLRSSFRGWEKSFSALVPSGPYKPQKGEKISEQERRALVESFVDKYRASNAGRFPPVSHVRQEIGGSYYIIKQLVQEMKYNKRSSLNGGAHHLTKAEDVDQSSSAKKVPFTSAVDNMLKTDDESSVSLKLDIGVDAMQSPSGETIGSRTEKSANDIAHDASFSKLVEHNRGKDEVLETEEHLRDHPRSTEQSDSSARTTDLWGNLRLLADGIVSFWRKL from the exons ATGCAGGCGTCTGCGAGAGGACTCGCCTTCTCTTCTTCCCCAGTCTCCTGTTCCACCAAAAGGG TGTTCATTGGCTTATCTAGTGCACTACTTcgatcgagtttcagaggatgggaaAAATCATTTTCTGCATTGGTTCCCTCTGGTCCATATAAACCACAAAAAGGCGAGAAGATATCTGAACAAGAAAGGCGTGCTTTGGTGGAATCTTTTGTTGACAa GTACAGAGCCTCAAATGCAGGAAGATTTCCTCCTGTTTCCCATGTTCGGCAAGAGATTGGTGGGTCTTATTACATAATAAAACAACTTGTTCAAGAAATGAAGTACAATAAAAGGTCATCTTTGAACGGGGGAGCCCATCATTTGACAAAAGCAGAAGACGTTGATCAAAGTTCAAGTGCCAAGAAAGTGCCCTTTACATCTGCTGTAGACAATATGTTGAAAACAGAT GATGAATCATCAGTCTCACTGAAATTGGATATTGGAGTAGATGCCATGCAGTCTCCATCAGGAGAAACTATAGGCTCCAGAACAGAGAAAAGTGCTAATGACATTGCGCATGATGCTTCTTTCTCAAAGTTGGTTGAACATAATAGAGGAAAAGATGAAGTTTTGGAGACTGAGGAACATCTTAG GGATCACCCGAGAAGCACTGAGCAGAGCGATTCATCGGCAAGAACAACAGACTTGTGGGGAAATTTGAGACTTTTGGCAGACGGGATTGTTAGCTTTTGGAGGAAATTGTAG
- the LOC103976954 gene encoding pentatricopeptide repeat-containing protein At2g02980, chloroplastic: MSTTFTASPLSPAKSRPNEAIAKETPPPFPFSLLTKCTSLRQLQQLHALAIKSRLQHHPPLLTKLITSCPPSAMDYARRLFDQIPDPDVVLFNTLSRGYSRSDDPIQSVAVFARMLDAGVGPDDYSFPTLLKACASAKASEEGRQAHGAAVKLGFADNIYVLPTLISMYAECGELNVARALFARTDGRCVISYNSMITACVRSSRPSEALALFRELQAKGLEPTDVTMLSVLSSCALLGALELGKWIHEYVRKNGFGSFVKVNTALIDMYAKCGSLEDAIGVFGDMGSKDTQAWSAMIVAYAIHGHGSKAISLFEEMLKEGIKPDGITFLGVLYACSHSGKVEEGLGYFRSMRGRHGVIPGIKHYGCVVDLLARAGRLDEAYEFIDGLPMQPTPILWRTLLSACGGHGDVDLGKRAFERILELDDTHGGDYVIISNMCASDGRWEDVNRIRQLMSERGAVKVPGCSSIEVANTVHEFFSGDGKHPQSEAAHRMVDEVVERLKSVGYVPDTSRVFHVDMGEEEKEASLRYHSEKLAIAFGLINTPPGTTLRVVKNLRVCGDCHSMAKMVSMAFDREIVLRDLNRFHHFKDGSCSCGDFW; encoded by the coding sequence ATGAGCACAACCTTCACAGCCAGTCCCCTCTCTCCGGCCAAATCTAGACCAAATGAGGCCATCGCAAAGGAAACTCCACCACCATTCCCTTTCTCCCTACTCACCAAGTGCACCTCCCTTCGGCAACTCCAGCAACTCCACGCCCTCGCCATCAAATCCCGCCTCCAACACCATCCTCCCCTGCTCACTAAGCTCATCACCTCGTGCCCTCCCTCCGCCATGGACTACGCCCGCCGCCTGTTCGACCAAATTCCCGACCCGGATGTCGTCCTCTTCAACACCCTGTCGCGTGGCTACTCCCGTTCCGACGATCCCATTCAGTCCGTCGCAGTATTCGCCCGGATGCTCGACGCGGGTGTTGGCCCCGACGACTACTCTTTCCCGACCCTTCTCAAGGCGTGCGCGAGCGCGAAGGCCTCGGAGGAGGGGAGGCAAGCCCACGGCGCGGCCGTGAAGCTGGGGTTCGCTGACAACATCTATGTGCTCCCCACGCTTATAAGCATGTACGCCGAGTGCGGCGAGCTTAATGTCGCCCGCGCTCTCTTTGCCAGGACGGACGGTCGATGTGTGATTTCCTACAACTCCATGATCACGGCCTGCGTCCGGAGTAGCCGCCCCAGCGAGGCACTTGCCTTGTTCCGCGAGTTGCAAGCCAAGGGACTCGAGCCGACCGACGTCACGATGCTCAGTGTTCTCTCCTCCTGTGCCTTGCTGGGTGCGCTGGAACTGGGGAAGTGGATCCACGAGTACGTAAGAAAGAATGGATTTGGCTCGTTTGTGAAGGTCAATACAGCATTGATCGACATGTATGCCAAGTGCGGGAGCCTGGAAGATGCCATCGGCGTGTTCGGTGACATGGGCTCGAAGGACACACAAGCTTGGTCGGCCATGATCGTAGCTTACGCGATTCATGGGCACGGGAGCAAAGCCATATCTCTGTTCGAGGAGATGCTGAAGGAGGGGATAAAGCCCGACGGCATTACATTTCTCGGCGTCCTGTATGCTTGTAGTCATTCAGGTAAGGTGGAGGAAGGGCTTGGCTACTTCCGTAGCATGAGGGGTCGCCACGGCGTGATCCCCGGCATCAAACACTACGGCTGTGTGGTGGATCTGTTGGCTCGAGCTGGGCGACTCGACGAGGCTTACGAGTTCATCGATGGTCTGCCGATGCAGCCCACGCCTATCCTGTGGCGAACGTTGCTGTCCGCCTGCGGAGGCCATGGGGACGTCGACCTCGGCAAGCGGGCGTTCGAGAGGATACTGGAGCTAGACGACACTCATGGCGGCGACTACGTCATTATATCGAACATGTGTGCCTCGGATGGGAGATGGGAGGACGTGAACCGGATAAGGCAGCTGATGAGCGAGAGGGGGGCGGTGAAGGTGCCTGGCTGTAGCTCCATCGAGGTGGCCAACACGGTTCACGAGTTCTTCTCCGGCGACGGGAAGCACCCGCAGTCGGAAGCGGCACACAGGATGGTGGACGAAGTGGTGGAGCGATTGAAGTCGGTCGGCTACGTGCCCGACACTTCGCGAGTGTTTCATGTGGACatgggggaggaggagaaggaagcgaGCCTCCGGTACCACAGCGAGAAGCTGGCGATCGCCTTCGGGCTCATAAACACTCCTCCCGGGACGACGCTCCGTGTCGTCAAGAACCTCCGCGTCTGCGGCGACTGCCATTCCATGGCTAAGATGGTGTCCATGGCGTTCGACAGGGAGATCGTTCTCCGAGATCTGAATCGTTTCCACCATTTCAAAGATGGATCGTGTTCCTGTGGAGATTTCTGGTGA
- the LOC135610387 gene encoding tetraspanin-19-like, whose amino-acid sequence MGRMIRSCLQSALKLVNSVAGFVGVGLILYSLWMIRVWYRQAHAFPTADSWFIYTSLGLGVSFCLIAFSGHIAAETANGHCLSCYMVLVFLLVILEAAITADVILNRDWEEDFPEDTTGRFNGLKDFIRSNFELCKWIGLVIVVAQAMSLFVAMILRALGPYHGNCYDSDDEYLSARLPLLRNQVQHTQYVGDPSVQCRK is encoded by the exons ATGGGGAGGATGATCCGGAGCTGCCTGCAGTCGGCGCTGAAGCTGGTGAACTCGGTGGCGGGATTTGTTGGGGTAGGGTTGATCCTCTACTCCCTTTGGATGATCAGGGTCTGGTACCGGCAAGCCCATGCCTTCCCCACCGCCGACTCGTG GTTCATATACACTTCTCTTGGACTAGGAGTTTCTTTTTGCTTGATAGCATTTTCTGGTCATATTGCCGCGGAAACAGCTAATGGTCATTGCCTTTCTTGT TATATGGTTTTAGTTTTCTTGCTTGTCATACTGGAGGCTGCAATAACTGCAGATGTAATTCTGAACAGAGATTGGGAAGAG GATTTTCCAGAGGATACAACTGGGAGATTTAATGGGTTAAAGGATTTCATCAGATCAAACTTTGAGTTGTGCAAATGGATAGGTTTGGTTATTGTGGTTGCACAG GCAATGTCTCTCTTTGTGGCCATGATTCTCAGGGCTCTTGGTCCATACCATGGGAACTGCTACGACAGCGATGATGAATATTTATCTGCAAGGCTTCCTCTCTTACGGAACCAGGTTCAACATACACAATATGTTGGTGATCCTAGTGTTCAATGCCGAAAGTGA